The Torulaspora globosa chromosome 8, complete sequence genome segment GGGTGAAACTGAATAAAGTTCTTAAGGACGAGATTCCTATTGGTGAGGATTAGGCTCCGGTGGTCATTAGATATGAAGCTGCTCTGTACTTATAAACGTCGTATAATTCATGTCTTTATGATTAAAGACGAAGCGGGAGGTTAATCTGCCTTCTCGTGCTGCCACTTCTTCCTAATTAAGGCGGTGATTTTGGAGGCACCTTCATCCGGTTCAGGTGAAACCTCCAGTTCGTCATCACTGTGATCCTCGGGATGCTTCCCCTCTGAGAAAATAGGAACGTCCGTTAAAGAACCGCGAGAGTTGATTTTGGATAGCGCATTCGATGCCATGGAAGTTTCAGAATGCACCGAGGCCGAACGGCTACGTGAACTGAAGAGCGTCTCCTCGGTCAGTTCACCATCAGCTTCTGATGATACCTCCTCCACATGATCATCGAAACGTGTTTTTATCTTGTCGAAGTTAGGGAAGACTTTGGGTCCTAATTCGTTACACACAGCTGTTATCTCCAGACTTAAGCGCTCACGCATACTCTGAAGTTGCTTGATTTTCTTTCCAGGGTAGATGAAGGTAATGAACAGCGGTGGTAATGACTTGAACAAGTCCATGCCAATCTCCCCTGTCTTGAGACTCGAGTAGGTAGCAGACACCAAGAGGGCATAGAAATAGCAAAATTGGAGAAGCTTGCTGTCGAACGGAACCCACAGTTTAGATACCCAGACGTTATGACGGGAATACAGGAAGACCAGAATGAAGGAGTAGGTAACATATAGGATAGGCGCAAACACCAGGGCAAACATCAGTTTCCAGGACGCAATCAGATCGGTCCCTTTTATTTTGACCACCGATTTTGAGAGACCCTCTTTAGCCTTTTTCTTCGCATAAATGCTGCAGCTAATGAAGATCGGTGTGAACAGGATGGACCCCGGCAGCGAGAGCACGAAGAATATCGATAGTCTTATCAGTCTCTCGATCAAAACAAACAAGCTCCTTAGCACCTCAGTCTTTCGAGTTTTCAGCTCCATAACTTGATGGTCCTTCAAGCCAAGCGAATACAAGGCATTGTTGTATTTGTTGACCATCTGTTGTAGATGAATGATGCGCGGATCGTCCTTGTACTTGGAGTAGCCGATAAGTAGCCTTCTGTTTATTTCCACGACGTTAGACAGCGAAACTTTGCCTCTCGCTGGCTGATACAGCCTCCGCGCCGCCTGGATCGTCATCAAGACGTCGAAGCTAGGCGCATTTTCCGTGACGGCATAAAGAGCGTTAGTGATAGTCTTGAGCAAATCTTCCACAGTTCCCCTCGGATCTTCAGCGTATTTTCTGCCCAACTCGGGCCCCACAACGATCGGCTCCCCGTATTCCAACACTGCCCTCGATCTGAACTTGTCCCGGTGAAAATAGTGCAAACCGCAGGGCACAACGTGCACCCTCATATTCGGGTCAGCTGCCGCCGCTCCGAGCGCCATAATGGCCACTCCCGCCTTGATCGGCAGCAGCGACGGCCTATCGTGCGACCCGCCCTCCGGGAAGATCCCGACGCAGCCGTTGGTGTGCAGATGGTCAAACACGTTCTGGAACGTCTTCGAATTGTCGATCTTGGCCGCGTACTTGAAGTTCGTGCCCTCGGTCAACAGCTTTCTGATCTTGTCATTGCTCTTAAACTTGAAGGGCGCCTTCAGAACCAAAGTCTCGTCGTCCAAAACCTCGCTAATCTGCGCGTTCCCCAAATAGTTGGGCAGCCCGATCAGCGACTTGGCAACGAACCTTCTGCTGAACTCCGGCGACCCGCCGCCCTCGACCCGGCCCTTGATCACCTCCGGAGCATTCTCCAGGTCCGGACAGTATATTTTGACGCTCGCATCGATCGGCTTCAAATTATCCTGCGCTCTAGGCACCGGAATCGCCCCAGTACAACGGCCAAACAGCGAGACGAACCGCTGCTTCAAGCTCGACTCCGCGGTGACAAAGCAAACCTGCCTCGACCGCGTAGCAGAGtccttcaacagcttcctGGTCGTCACCATCACCAGCGACGGATCGATGAACTGATTAGCATGAGGTGCGCAAACCATCAACGTCGGCGTACCCGTACCAGGAACATTGTGACCACCACGAACCTTGATCTCTCGGAAGAATATCGTGAATATCACATTCAAAATAAACAGCGAACAGTCAAACAACCACGTTCGAATCGAGTACGTGTATCCATTATAGTGATTCACATAGCCAACCGTTGCGTGAGCTATGTGAGGTTTTGCCTCCTTACGCTCCGCTGCCGTATcgcctttctcttccacCATACCTATCTAAAGGACCCGTTCTCTACACGATGCCATTCAATCTAACAACCTTATTCCACTCCCTCTGCTCGTATTCCCCTGCTTAATATGTGCTTTCGGAAGGAAACCTAACCCCGTTGGCTGTTTTCCAAGGAAACCCGCCAAATGGTAGCGCCGCGCGGCCAACAATTCCATCGAGATCTGAAATCTTACCAACTATATATCATACAGAGTTAAGATCATCGCCAATCGCCACAATGGCGAACGCTCGCCAGGCCCACAGCTGGCCCCATCCGACACGGCTCTTGTAAGGCCTGAACAGGCTGCCCACTGtcgatttccttgatcGTCATCGGAACAACATTGTTCCGGCTCCGCGGATCTAGAGCCAGATGAAAAATTACGCATACTTGACCTTGAGGAACCTGCTACGAAGCATACGCCTCTAGGGTCTCGAGCAGCCGGCCTCCTGCAGGAGGTTTTGGTTGCCGGCGTAATGCCCGTCAGTTGTTCGTGGACCGTGGCATTGTAGTGTGTCGGATCCCTGGAAGAATTTCGGCTGTAGTGTTTATAAGCAGGAGAGATTTCAGGGTTCTGGTGACGTGGATTCGCTGGGAACAGCTCAGTGGTTCTCggatctttctttgttctGTCGTACTATGGACATAGCAACGCTGCTGGAAGTAAGTAAAAGAGATAGTGTAGTGGTGGATGGCCGGTCGCCAGTGTCGCTGTACAGCGGCATGGTGCCGAACCTGGCGTTCAATGTGGCAATGCTGGCGATCTGGGGGGTGCTGCTGAGCTGGCATACGCTGATGATCTGGTATCGGCAGTACTGGTTCTCGTCGGCGTTTGTGTGTGCGGCGATCCTGGAGGTGCTTGGGTACGTCGGCAGGGTGTGGTCGCACTTCGACGTGTATCTTGTGAACCCGTTCCTGATGCAGCTGGTGTGTCTGACGATCGCGCCCGTGTTCACGATGGGAGGCGTGTACTACCAGCTGGCCAAGATGATCGAGATCTACGGCCACAGGTTTTCGCTGCTGCCGTCGCCGATGGCATACTCGTATATCTTCATCGCGTTCGACTTCATATCTCTGGTGGTTCAGGCGGCAGGCGGCGGTGTGGCGGGCACCGAGTCGACAAACGGCGACAGCTCGGACACCGGTGACAACATCTTTATCGCGGGGCTGTCGCTGCAGGTTGCGTCGATGATTATATTCATGGTGCTCATGGGCCATCTGTATTACAAGGTTTTCGTCCAGACCCGTCTGGACCACAGCGGCCAGACCAAGCTGAGTCTCggcttgttgaagatcagcCGCACCGAGATCGATTATCTGTACAGACAGAAGTTCAGCGACCTCAGGGTGCGTCCCGACCGCTGGGTGTTCCATTACTTCCCTCTTGCTATGGTCGTCGCGGTTGCTACGGTCTTTGTCCGTTGCTGCTATCGTCTTGCAGAACTAGCCGCGGGCTGGAACGGCTATCTTATCATACATGAGAACTActtcatcattctcgaTGCCCTGATGATTGCACTCGCCACCGTGGCGTTGTCGGTGTTCCATCCGGGATTCGCGTTCCAGGGAAGACACGTCTCTATTCCTATCACGCATGGGCGTGTCGATCCGGAGACCGTAGAGAAGCCGCCGTTCGAGCCGGAGAAAGAGGATTCCTACATTGACTCTGGCGAGCAAGTTTCGGGACGTGGCAACGTCTTTATGAAGCctttccagaagatgaagaacgCCTTCAGCTGACATAGCCACTGAGAGGGCTGATGTAGAAGCTTTTCAAGTCGATCTCGTATAGCGATGATCTGCCCTGGCTGTGTTagaaaaatgaaaaaaaaaaaaatacAATAGCAGTGGCTTAATATTCGGTCGCAGTCGTTGCTTCATAAATCAGGACCCTTTCTGTATCCGTATCATCCGTTTACATAGTTTATTGTTAGCTTTTCGCAAATTTAGAAACGGCGCTCAGCATGAGTGCAAGATGGCCAGCTCGCTTGCGCCAATCATCTCCAACTGCGAGTTTAGCACGTCCTGCGCCCACTTGTCAGATTGTTCGCAGCCGGTATCTAGCCACTGGTTGACGAACTCGGGCACGTCATCGACCTCGCAGAACTTAGCGGACTCGTTGATGCTGGTGTACAGTTGCTGGATCTGCGTGAAATCCACAGTGAAGCGCGGCCCGCAGTCCTCGCGCCTTCCACGCCAGATAGAGCTCCTGTGCGACTCGACGATTTTGCTCGCTCGCAGAGGCTGGTAGCCCGCCAGGATTCTGATCATCGAGAGGAAAGACGGATGCCATCGCTGCGGCGCGTCAATGGCGAACAATTTGTGCGCCGGGGCGACGGTcttgagcagatcaaagagctgtATCAACCGTGTCGGGATATAAAAGCCCGCTGACTGTTTTGCCGCACCGAGGTCGTACTTCTGCAATGCTCTTGACAAGCAGGAGTCGCACCAGTAATCCAGATCCGTGTCAAACCTCCGTGACTTGCCGCCAGACGTGTGGATGTCCATGTAGCATTGCTCCCAGTTGCCGACGCTCTTGTTGTACCTAACCAGATCATGAGAAgtgttcttgaagatgtcgtTCAGCATCAGGAAGTAGACGGGATCCTCGATGACAAACTGCTGCGGGTGAGACGAGCTAGTAGACTCTGAAGTAAAGACAGCCGCGTCGCTGATGATCTGCACCTCGCCTGGGATATTCCGAGTCAACCTGCCAGACAGTTTCTGACGGTGGCTATGCAGCGGGACCATGGTGTATCTGATCCTCTCAAACATGTTGCTCGACAGTGCCTGTTTGAAGTACCCCATCATGCTCTCGGCTATTCTCAGTGACTGCGGGAGGTCTGTGTAGATGTTTATGATGTTCAAGTCGCTGTAGGGATAATGATTGAGCTTGTAGTCGACCAGCAACCACCGAGCTATGCTACGGGTCAGAATCGGATCATACAGCGTCAAGCGTTCTGTGTTATCCGGGAGATCACTCAGCAGTTCTCCTCGCTTGGTAAAGAAGGTCTCATGTTTCATAATACTCGGCAGATTCAGCCATTCATAGTAGTCGCGCAAAGCCAAAGTGCCGCTTTCCCCCACATGAATTCCATTGCCTTTCCGCAACTGTTCGATCGGGATTAACGGATAGCTCCCCTTGAACCTTACCTGCGCAACCACTCCAGGAAATCTCCTCATACAACGTAGCCAATCGACAGTTCTAGTTGATCCAATGCCAGCTGTAAAGCTGCTAAGACCCTCTCTTATATATAGCTACCATCTTAGTGGGATCTACCGTTTAAAGGTACAAGAGTCTTGTGAATTTTCAAGGTGCTTTAATATGGAtgtgaaatttcagctGGCTAGAACTGCTCGATGAGCCAACTGTTTAGCATATCAGGCATTGAAGTTGGCTTCTAGTGGGCATTGGCTGCAATGGGTGTTCCTTCGTTCTTCAGATGGCTTTCAAGGAAGTATCCTAAAATCATATCGCCTGTTTTAGAAGAACAACCTCAGGTTATAGACGGTGTAACGTTACCTATCGATTATGCGGCTCCTAATCCTAATGGTGAGCTGGACAATCTGTATTTGGATATGAACGGTATTGTGCATCCGTGTTCGCATCCGGAGAACAAGCCTCCGCCTGAGACGGAAGACGAGATGCTTCTTGCCGTGTTTGAGTACACTAATCGAGTCCTGAATATGGCTAGACCACGTAAAGTGCTGATGATAGCTGTGGATGGTGTAGCTCCGCGTGCCAAGATGAACCAGCAACGTTCTCGTAGATTCAGAAGCGCCAGAGATGCTCAActggaaaatgaagccCGCGAACAAGTCATGAGGGAACGTGAGGAGATTGGAGAAGTAATTGACGAATCAGTTAAAAGTAAAAAAACCTGGGATTCCAACGCTATCACACCGGGAACTCCGTTCATGGATAAGCTGGCGGCGGCGCTACGTTACTGGACTTCCTTTAAGCTATCTACAGATCCCGGTTGGCGAAATTTGCAAGTCATAATTAGCGATGCCACGGTGCCGGGCGAAGGTGAACACAAGATTATGAACTTCGTTAGATCGCAGCGGGCGGACCCTCAGTATAATCCGAACACCACTCACTGTATATACGGTTTAGACGCCGATCTGATCTTTTTAGGTTTAGCGACACACGAGCCGCATTTCAAGATACTGAGAGAAGATGTGTTCGCCCAGAACAATCGTAAAAGACACAACTTCAAGGATACTTTGGATATGACTgaggaggagaagcagcttATAGCCAAGGAGGACTCCGAAAAGCCATTTTTATGGTTGCACATCAGTGTACTGAGAGAATATCTGGCTGCTGAGTTGTGGGTGCCGAAATTATCGATCCCATTTGACCTGGAACGAGCCATCGACGACTGGGTTTTCATGTGTTTTTTCTGTGGTAATGactttcttcctcatctgCCTAGTCTTGACGTCAGGGAGAATAGTATCGATATATTATTAGACATATGGAAGGTTGTCCTGCCGGGCTTGAAGTCTTATATGACATGTGATGGTGAGTTGAACTTGAAGTCTGTTGAAACGCTATTGGGACATCTGGGTGCCCGTGAAGCggacatcttcaagacgAGACACATCCAGGAGGTGAGAAAACAGGAATCAATTCAGAGGAGGAAGTTGCAAAGAGATGTTTCGAAGGGTCAGGATAGACATCCAACCAAGGTTAATGAGCAATTACAGATGTATGACACCCAAGGAAATCTTGCAACGGGCTCATGGAATCTCACTACAAGCGATATGGTTAATCTGAAAAAGGAGATTATGTTAGCAAACGAAGGAGACGCTGAAGCGATAGCTATTGTAAAAGCGCAAAGTGATAAGAACGATCAAATTATGAAAGAAATAAGCTCAACTGACATGGATAAAGTTGTTAGCGAGGCTAATAAAGCCAATTACTCCGTTGCTGAtctaatgaagaagaagttgatagccaagaagcacaagCTGGAGCAGGAAGAAGCGAAACAAGAACGTGAGGCCAAACGAGCTAAAgccgaagaagaaaacatAGACGTAAAGCAGGCGGCAGCAGAAAGAGAactggatgaagaaatcagagCCGAGATCATCAATGAAgtcgaagaggaagatgccgatgatgatgatgaggataaTGATGCTGATGAGAATGAAGAGCCTATAGAAAGCGGACAGATCTCCTTCGAAGATCCAAAGGGGGGCCAGTCTGTGCCAGTCGTCTCTTCGGGTGGTATGCGCAGTGGAGTCTTTGACAGTGATGCTGAGGTGAGGCTATATGAACCTGGTTATAAAGAGAGATACTATATTGCCAAGTTCAATATCGGCGAACAAGAAATTGAGCCTTTGAGGAAGGATCTTGTAAAGCATTACATTGAAGGTGTCTCATGGGTTTTAGCCTATTATTATCAAGGCTGTGCGTCATGGGATTGGTTTTATCCTTATCATTATGCACCATTTGCTGCCGACTTTATTGGTATAGCCGACATCAAGATCGAGTTCGAAAAGGGTGAGCCAATCTTGCCTTACGAGCAACTGATGAGTGTGCTCCCTGCGGCCTCTGGTCACACGTTACCTCCTATATTCAGGCCTTTGATGAGTGATCCAGACTCGGAGATTATAGACTTCTATCCAACAGAGTTCCCGATTGATATgaatggaaaaaaaatgtcGTGGCAAGGCATAGCGCTCTTACCGTTCATTGAGTCTAAGAGACTGCTGAGAGTTGTGAGAGAGCAGTATCGACTTTTATCCGATTATGAGAAATCGCGTAATGTTCGTAAGGATCCGGTTCTAATCATCAGCAATAAAAACGTCAACTATGAGAAGTTTGCGAAGCGCTTATTTAAAGAAACTAGCGAGGAGACGGATCTAAAGTTTCAGCATTTCAAGAGTGGCCTTAGCGGTATCGTTTCAACTGAtgttgaaggatttcaGCTGAATAGCAAAATGCAGTGCCCTATTCAGACGGGCTCCCTGCCCGAGCTTTCTACGAACCTATTTCTCAAGATGGCATTCAAATTGCAGCCGCTACCTGGGAGAAATAAGTCTGTGACACTGAATGGTTTTATACCATCCGAACCAGTTTTATCGCCTTATGATTTGGATGCCATCTATTACAGATACAATAACAGCCAAAATGGTAACCGATCTGGTCGTTGGAATTTTGAAAATGATATGAGGCAAAACAAAGTACCTGTGGGCCCCAGCGGTACCACACAATATAAGCCACGAGTTGGAGGATTTCGGTCTTTTTACTATTTTGGACAGATGAACAACACAGCCAACTATTCCAATGAGTACAATGGTAGGAATTATCAGCAAGCGGAACAATATGCAGGTCAAAGAAGATATCCCGGTGCTGACAACTACAGAGGTAACAGCGGAGGCGCAAAGAACCAGTACAATACCCATCAGAGCCGTTACTCCGATAGCTATGGAACTGGTGCCGGTCGCAGCTATAATGTTCGCGACAGACAGTATTCGGGCAATGGTACTGCCATTGGAAGAAGGTATCAGGGATCTAATAGGCCAGCATACAAATCTGGATATACACCGCGCCGATAAGCGTTCTATAAGTAGCGAGTTGGAAAATGTACCTACGGAGAGAAATAAAGCTTGAAGCGACCGCAGTTTGTTTCGGCGGTGATCAACCATATAAAAATATGTACAGTCATAATTAGGTTCTAGACGAACCCTCAGCCGCTCAAGAAAGAGGCGTATCTTCGCAAGCTTAGGTGCATCTAAGAGAGAACTGATTAGACGCCAAAGAATTGTTCGAACCCATGTTGCTTACCAGCATACTGATCTCGGTTTCTTTATTTTTGGAGTAGGTTTAATGTTTTGGCGATGCTACAGCATATTAGCAAAGCACGCAGTACAACAAAAGCATAAATAGATTTCATAAAGTCGAAACTTAGAGAAAAACTTTGAAATCCCGGCAATTAGGCCACGAAACCGGTTTCATGACGACGGGACAGCATATTTTCTATAATGGCAATATGAGCGCTTTAATGATCACACTGTATGGATATCGAAATATGGGGTTAATGAGAAAGCTAAAATCCCAACAGTTAGCATCCGATGTAGTGTAACGGCTATCACATCACGCTCTCACCGTGGAGACCGGGGTTCGACTCCCCGCTTCGGAGTTCTTTTTTAATTTTCTCTCTTGCTATCCCTTAGCTATTTAGGGGGACGACCGGAAAAACATATCCAGAGAAAATCCGGGTCCGGAACATCTTTTTTTGGAGAACAAAGTGGGGGAGGGGGAGACACACCGGAACAGCGGAAAAAAGCAGCAGGAGAAAACGCCGTGGGAAAATGCAACAAGCCTCCCGAACGTGTTTGTCTAGGGAGAAAGAACAAAGCCCACAGTTTAATTTTTCCGTTCCGGCGCCGCGTCTGCTTCCCCTCCACGCTGATGGGCACATTTTGCAGCTTACAACCCGTAAACCACAGCGTACAACGCCGCAAAAACgtgcagaagaaaatccGGTCGGGTTATTTGAGGGCAAAAAAGCATAGTTTTTGCGTGCAGTGGAGAAATATTCCTATTTCTTCCTGACCAGGTAGATAATCCAGGCTGATAAACCCTTGTCAGACTTTGAATATAAGCCAGTACTAGGAAAGTGCCAAGAAGTTTTGATTTCCGATTTTAATTAGCACTGTTTGAGTTGTATTTACGACAACATTTGATTGATCAGCGactttcaagctttttTTGAGCGGAGTACGCTTTGTTCACAATTGTACCGGAATAATTTTTTTGATAAGGTATTTCAATTTATAAGCTTAGAGCACAAGCTTTATTAGAGGCTAGGAGAAAATATTATTCTCACAATGTTTGTTTCTCCTCCACCGGCTTCAACGACAGGCCGTGGTCTCTCTAAGAGACAGGGTGGAACAAGCAATCATCGGCATAAAGCCAATAGTGGGTTTTTACAATCGATCCCAGAAGGATCGTCGGCTGTGTCTTATGCTCCGTCGATGGGATCATCACAGTCGTTGGAAGGTTCTCTTTATCAAACGGATTCCCAACCACAGATTCCTATGAAGAAGGATACGGCTAATTTTGTCAATGCACCACCAGAATACGCTGACCGCGCCAGAGACGAAATCCGTAAAAGGCTGCTGCCATCAGGGAACAGGACACATCGTTACAGCAGAGCTGACAGTGAAGTGTCGTCTAGACGGTCGAGTGATAATCGTAGTGTTTTTTCGTACAACACATCGTCGGATCAGTCGAGCATATTTTCGCAGCCAAGCACTGTTTTCACGCATTCCACCGTCGATAGCTCGCCATTTCTGCCTCCTCCAAAGATAGTCACGCATGTGTCGCTGCAGGATGCGCTGCCGAAGACCTTCTACGACATGTACGCTCCGGAGATTCTGATGTCAGACCCTTCGAACATTCTGTGTAACGGGCGCCCCAAGTTCACCGAGCGAGCGTTGCTGGACTGGGAGTTGAACGATATTCGGTCGCTGCTTATAGTTGAGAAATGCAGGCCGGAGTGGGGAAACCAACTGCCGGAGATAGTCACCGATGCGCCCAATTTGCCGCATTTCAGGTTTCAACTGTTGCCCTTGAACTCGAGCGACGCGTTCATAATCGAGACGCTGGTGAGCTCTGACCTGTACATGGAGGCGAATTTGGATGATCAGTTCAAACTGACGAGTGCCAGGTACACCGTGGCCGCGGCAAGGAAAAGACATGAGCAGATGACAGGCCGAGTAGAGCCCATAATGGAGCTGTCGAAGCCAGAATGGAGAAATATTGTCGAAAATTACCTGCTGAACATCGCAGTCGAGGCTCAGTGCAGATTCGATTTCAAACACCGCTGCTCCGAATAtaagaagttcaaattCCAGCAATCCAATTTGAAAAGACCGCATATGCCTCCTCCAAAGCTAATTCCAAATACTGATAGAGGGAATTTCATGGAGAACAGCGATCGCTCGGCCAACGGCAGTAGTCTACTGAAGAAGGCgttgttgaaaaatctgcaaCTCAAGtccttcaacaagaatAACGCGGGCGATACTAACAGTAACATTAATGATAATAACGCAAGATCGGCTGGCTCGATACATCAGAACGAGGGGAAAATTTCGCTGAcaaaggaagagaaagccATGCTTTGGTCCCAATGTCAGGCACAGGTCTACCAGAGGTTGGGCTTGGATTGGCAACCGGATAAAGTCTCCTAAACGTAGCATATTCTTTATAGCATCGCATTTATATAAGATTAATGAGTAATCACGTGACACCTAAGTCTTATAGTACTCTTAGGTCTAAAATTATGGTGGTAGTGATGAGATATCGAATCATCACCAAGAGAGCTAGCCCCAGTGAAGCCGATTGCTAGCGTAATGagcgagaagaaggaggatGCGGCAGCTTTGCTTGCATCATTGAAGATAGACTCCAAAAAGGAGGCAGAAACTCCCAAGACCGAGACAactgagaagaaagatgatgCCAAGTCTGTCAGCAATGACAGAAAGGAAGTGGCAGCGGGTTCGAATCTGCTGAAGTCCGAGTATGAAGTTAAAGTTAAATTGGCTGATCTGCAAGCGGATCCCAACTCGCCTCTATACAGCGTGAAATCGTTTGAAGAGCTCGGTTTGGCACctgagctgctgaaggGAATATACGCAATGAAATTCCAAAAACCGTCCAAAATTCAGGAAAGAGCATTGCCGCTATTGCTTCATAACCCACCAAGGAACATGATTGCACAATCGCAGTCTGGTACTGGTAAGACTGCGGCGTTCTCTTTGACCATGCTGACGAGAGTCGACGTCGCGTTGGGCGACGTGACTCAAGCCATCTGTCTGGCTCCGTCGAGAGAACTGGCCAGACAAACCCTGGAAGTCATTCAAGAGATGGGCAAGTTCACTAAGATAACCTCGCAACTGATCGTCCCGGATTCGTTCGCCAAAAACCAGCCTATCAAGGCCCACATCGTGGTCGGAACTCCCGGTACAGTGTTGGATCTGATGCGCAGGAAGCTCATCAACCTGCCACAGGTCAAGATCTTTGTGCTGGACGAGGCCGACAACATGCTCGACAAGCAGGGTCTCGGTGACCAGTGTATTCGcgtcaagaagtttctgccCAAGACGGCCCAGTTGGTTCTGTTCAGCGCTACCTTCGACGAGTCCGTGAGAACGTACGCCAAGAAAGTGGTCCCCGACGCCAACACCCTAGAGCTGCAGAGGAACGAAGTCAACGTCGAAGCCATCAAACAGCTATACATGGACTGCAACAACGAAGACCACAAGTACGAAGTGCTCTGCGAGCTCTACGGGCTGCTTACAATCGGCTCGtcgatcatcttcgtcTCCACAAAGAAGACCGCCAACCAGCTCTACGCCAGGCTCAAGCACGAGGGCCACCAGGTCTCGATCCTGCATGGCGACTTGCAAAGCCAGGAGAGAGACCGCCTCATCGACGACTTCAGAGAGGGCAGATCCAAGGTCCTCATCACCACCAACGTGCTCGCCCGCGGTATAGACATCCCCACCGTCTCCATGGTGGTCAACTACGACTTACCCACCCTGCCCAACCGCCAGCCAGATCCCTCCACCTACATCCACAGGATCGGAAGAACAGGCCGTTTCGGCAGAAAAGGTGTGGCGATCTCGTTCGTCCACGACAAGAAGTCCTACACAGTCCTATCCTCGATACAGAAGTATTTCGGCGACATCGAGATGACTCGCGTTCCCACAGACGACTGGGACGAGGTCGaaaagatcgtcaagaagACCCTGAAGGATTAGCCACCCTCGTACATCTTGTATAACTACATACTCGGTCAAGCTGAGCCCAAAGTGGACGCTTTCAGCCTCTCCGTCGACGATGACTGATCTCGCAGATATTATGCATGCTCGGTTTTTTCGCCCTCTCTTCCAGAAAGGGGGTCCAAGTTTGCTGGTCTCCGGTCAAAAAAGTATATAAACTATCAACACTAACTgttgcgatgagcttaCGTTGAAACAGTGTAAAGCATCCAAAAAATAAAATTAAGATGgattcttccaagatcgTCAGTATTATCCTAGCAATATTTTTGCCACCACTATCAGTGTTCCTATCCTGCGGATTCGGTACCGAGTTTATTGTCGACGTGGTTTTGACAATCTTGGCTTTCTTCCCAGGTATGCTTTACGCCCTCTACCTGGCTTTCAAAGCTTAAATAAAGTATCTAGTTCATGTTATTGTTTCGTAATAATATTTCGTACTTCGAGGCTAATTGTCTAACTAATAACTAGATCGATTTTCATTTAGTTTGCTATATACAGAACGGTCTGTTGGGCTTACAACTGCGGAGCCATCATTTCCATCAGTGGAGACTGGATGAAGGCTACGCCAGCGACAAAGA includes the following:
- the RSB1 gene encoding phospholipid-translocating ATPase RSB1 (ancestral locus Anc_5.647) — translated: MDIATLLEVSKRDSVVVDGRSPVSLYSGMVPNLAFNVAMLAIWGVLLSWHTLMIWYRQYWFSSAFVCAAILEVLGYVGRVWSHFDVYLVNPFLMQLVCLTIAPVFTMGGVYYQLAKMIEIYGHRFSLLPSPMAYSYIFIAFDFISLVVQAAGGGVAGTESTNGDSSDTGDNIFIAGLSLQVASMIIFMVLMGHLYYKVFVQTRLDHSGQTKLSLGLLKISRTEIDYLYRQKFSDLRVRPDRWVFHYFPLAMVVAVATVFVRCCYRLAELAAGWNGYLIIHENYFIILDALMIALATVALSVFHPGFAFQGRHVSIPITHGRVDPETVEKPPFEPEKEDSYIDSGEQVSGRGNVFMKPFQKMKNAFS
- a CDS encoding type II protein arginine methyltransferase (ancestral locus Anc_5.646), giving the protein MRRFPGVVAQVRFKGSYPLIPIEQLRKGNGIHVGESGTLALRDYYEWLNLPSIMKHETFFTKRGELLSDLPDNTERLTLYDPILTRSIARWLLVDYKLNHYPYSDLNIINIYTDLPQSLRIAESMMGYFKQALSSNMFERIRYTMVPLHSHRQKLSGRLTRNIPGEVQIISDAAVFTSESTSSSHPQQFVIEDPVYFLMLNDIFKNTSHDLVRYNKSVGNWEQCYMDIHTSGGKSRRFDTDLDYWCDSCLSRALQKYDLGAAKQSAGFYIPTRLIQLFDLLKTVAPAHKLFAIDAPQRWHPSFLSMIRILAGYQPLRASKIVESHRSSIWRGRREDCGPRFTVDFTQIQQLYTSINESAKFCEVDDVPEFVNQWLDTGCEQSDKWAQDVLNSQLEMIGASELAILHSC
- the GPT2 gene encoding bifunctional glycerol-3-phosphate/glycerone-phosphate O-acyltransferase GPT2 (ancestral locus Anc_5.648) yields the protein MVEEKGDTAAERKEAKPHIAHATVGYVNHYNGYTYSIRTWLFDCSLFILNVIFTIFFREIKVRGGHNVPGTGTPTLMVCAPHANQFIDPSLVMVTTRKLLKDSATRSRQVCFVTAESSLKQRFVSLFGRCTGAIPVPRAQDNLKPIDASVKIYCPDLENAPEVIKGRVEGGGSPEFSRRFVAKSLIGLPNYLGNAQISEVLDDETLVLKAPFKFKSNDKIRKLLTEGTNFKYAAKIDNSKTFQNVFDHLHTNGCVGIFPEGGSHDRPSLLPIKAGVAIMALGAAAADPNMRVHVVPCGLHYFHRDKFRSRAVLEYGEPIVVGPELGRKYAEDPRGTVEDLLKTITNALYAVTENAPSFDVLMTIQAARRLYQPARGKVSLSNVVEINRRLLIGYSKYKDDPRIIHLQQMVNKYNNALYSLGLKDHQVMELKTRKTEVLRSLFVLIERLIRLSIFFVLSLPGSILFTPIFISCSIYAKKKAKEGLSKSVVKIKGTDLIASWKLMFALVFAPILYVTYSFILVFLYSRHNVWVSKLWVPFDSKLLQFCYFYALLVSATYSSLKTGEIGMDLFKSLPPLFITFIYPGKKIKQLQSMRERLSLEITAVCNELGPKVFPNFDKIKTRFDDHVEEVSSEADGELTEETLFSSRSRSASVHSETSMASNALSKINSRGSLTDVPIFSEGKHPEDHSDDELEVSPEPDEGASKITALIRKKWQHEKAD